Proteins from a single region of Rana temporaria chromosome 5, aRanTem1.1, whole genome shotgun sequence:
- the DCAF13 gene encoding DDB1- and CUL4-associated factor 13 → MKVKVLCRNPDDYVRETKKDLQRVPRNYDPSLHPFEVPREYTRALNATKLERVFAKPFIASLDGHKDGINCMAKHPKSLSTVFSGACDGEVKIWNLVSRKCTRTIQAHEGFVRGLCVRFCGTSFFTVGDDKTVKQWKMESPGYGEKEEPIHTILGKTVFTGVDHHWRDPVFVTCGQQVDVWDEQRTSPMRSYAWGVDSISSVRFNPIETHILGSCAVDRSIVLYDMRKPTPLKKIILEMRTNAICWNPMEAFIFTAANENYKLYTYDMRYMDSPVKVHLDHVSAVLDVDYSPTGKEFVSASFDKSIRMFSVESGHSREVYHTKRMQHVTCVRWSADNKYILCGSDEMNIRIWKANASEKLGLLTPREKAAQNYNQKLKEKFQHHPQIKRISRHRHLPKSIYSQIKEQRVMKEARRKKDVNRRKHSKAGTVPILSEKQKPVVAVVD, encoded by the exons ATGAAGGTGAAGGTGCTGTGCAGGAATCCGGACGACTATGTGCGGGAGACCAAGAAGGATCTACAGAGAG ttCCTCGGAACTATGATCCTTCCCTGCACCCGTTTGAAGTTCCCCGGGAGTACACCAGAGCCCTCAACGCCACCAAGCTTGAGCGTGTCTTTGCCAAGCCGTTCATTGCTTCATTAGATGGTCACAAAGATGGCATCAACTGTATGGCGAAACATCCCAAGAGCTTGTCAACTGTGTTCTCCGGAGCCTGCGATGGAGAG GTGAAGATTTGGAATTTAGTCTCTCGGAAGTGTACCAGGACCATACAGGCACATGAAGGATTCGTCCGAGGGCTCTGTGTTCGCTTTTGTGGAACATCATTTTTTACA gTAGGTGATGACAAGACAGTAAAACAGTGGAAGATGGAAAGTCCAGGATATGGAGAGAAGGAGGAACCTATACATACAATACTGGGAAAG ACTGTCTTTACAGGGGTGGACCATCATTGGAGGGACCCTGTGTTTGTCACATGTGGGCAGCAGGTGGACGTCTGGGATGAGCAAAGGACGAGTCCAATGAGATCTTACGCCTGGGGAGTGGACAGCATTTCAAGCGTCCGATTTAACCCCATTGAG ACACACATTTTGGGAAGCTGCGCAGTTGACAGAAGTATTGTCCTTTATGATATGCGGAAGCCTACACCACTGAAAAAG ATTATTCTAGAGATGAGAACAAATGCAATCTGCTGGAACCCCATGGAAGCTTTTATTTTTACAGCTGCTAATGAAAACTACAA ACTGTACACCTATGACATGCGCTACATGGACAGTCCAGTAAAGGTGCACTTGGACCACGTTTCTGCAGTCCTGGATGTTGATTATTCCCCTACCGGAAAGGAATTTGTATCTGCCAGCTTTGATAAATCCATTCGCATGTTTTCGGTTGAAAGCGGCCACAGCAG GGAAGTGTATCACACAAAGAGGATGCAGCATGTAACCTGTGTCAGATGGTCAGCGGACAACAAATACATTCTGTGCGGTTCCGATGAAATGAACATTCGCATATGGAAAGCCAATGCTTCAGAAAAACTTGGCCTG ctGACGCCACGTGAGAAGGCCGCTCAGAACTACAACCAGAAGCTAAAGGAAAAATTCCAGCATCACCCACAAATCAAGAGAATTTCAAGGCACAGACACCTCCCCAAATCTATATACAGCCAGATAAAGGAGCAACGCGTTATGAAGGAAGCTCGTCGCAAGAA GGATGTGAATCGTCGCAAACACAGCAAAGCGGGCACAGTGCCAATTTTATCAGAGAAGCAGAAGCCTGTGGTGGCCGTGGTGGACTAA